The genomic window GCGCAGGGCCCACTTGCGATCAAGCCGAAACTGCTGATAGGCCTTGACACTTTTACAGTTGATGCTACATTGACGCCGTATTCGCCCTTATTCACGGAGGGAAGCGCGTATGTCTCTTCAGGCTCCCGAACTTCGCCTGGGAACCGGCGAGCTATCCTCGCGAGAGGCCATCAAGGCTTCGATAGCAGAGTTCATTGCGACAGCGTTCTTCGTCTTCGTCGGCGTGGGCTCAATCGTGGCATTTCTGGCGACGGAAGGGGGCGGCGGCATCCCGTTGATCGCCCTTGCCCACGGCCTCGCCATCGCCCTGCTGGTCGCGGCCATCGGGCCGATTTCCGGCGGGCACATCAACCCGGCGGTGACATTCGCCGCGGTGATCACCAACCGGATCACCGTAACGCGCGGGCTGATGTACTGGGTGGCGCAACTCCTCGGGGCGCTCCTGGGTGCTGCGCTCCTCCAGGTCTTCATCGTCGATGACGTGTTGAACGGGGTACCCGGCATCGGCGGCCACGGCGTGAATGACGAAGTGGTCTCCAGCAACCTCGCCGCGCTTGGCATCGAGGCGTTGCTCACGGGGCTGCTGGTCTTTACGGTGTTCGGTGCGGCGGTTTATCCGAAGGGGAACACGGTGATCGCGCCGCTGGCGATCGGCTTCGCGATACTGGTGATCCACCTGGTGGCGATACCGATGACGGGCTCGGGCGTGAACCCGGCGCGCAGCTTCGGCCCGATGGTGGTGTTCAACCGCTGGGACGACTTCTGGATCTACTTCGTGGGGCCGCTGCTCGGAGGCGGCGCCGCAGGACTGCTTTACTACTTCCTCTACATGATGGAGGACGAGAGGGCCGCGGCAGGCGCAGGCCCCTAGGCTTGCGCCTGCGACCGTGCGGGCTTACGGTAAATCCAGCGCGATGAGGTCCGCGCCCCTCCGCTAACGCGGAGGGAAACCGTCCTTTGTACAAGGACTGATGGCTTCTACCCCGGGTAGGAGCCTTTTTCGTTTGGAGGGACGTGCTGGAGCGGCTGGCGTTCATTGCCCTGGCGGGAGCGTTGGGAGCGGTGTCTCGGTACAAGATGCAGGGCTGGGTGAACGACTTCATCGGACACCCTACGCTCTGGGGGACCTTCGCGGTGAATGTCGTGGGCGCGTTCGCACTTGGTGTGGTGATCGCGATCAGCGAGGGGCGCTGGAATGTGAGCGCGCTCACGCGGACGACGCTGGCGATCGGCTTTCTCGGGTCCTTCACGACGTTCTCGACTCTGATGTACGAGTCATTTGACCGCCTGGAGACAGGCGACTACCTCGCGGCTGCGGCTAACATAGGGGGCAGCATCGTGATTGGGTTGATCGCGACCTATGCCGGGCTGAGTCTGGGCCGCGCGGTATGAGCGACATGAAGATAGCGGGCCCCGGCAAGCAACTGCGGATCTTCATCGGCGAGAGCGACCGCTGGCACCACCGGTCGCTCTCGGACGCGATCCTGGAGATGCTGCGCGCGGAAGGCCTGGCCGGAGCGACGGTGACGCGCGGCATCGCCGGGTTCGGTGCGAACAGCCGCATCCATACGGCGCACATTCTGCGCCTATCCGAAGACCTGCCCATCGTCATCGAGGTGATCGACCGGCCGGACCGCATCGAGAAGGTGCTGCCGAAGCTGGACGAGATGGTCAGCGAGGGCCTGGTCGTGATCTCGGACGTCGAGGTGCTGCTGTACAGGCACAGCGGCGGGGCGGACGCGGACAGCGACGGGGACTGAGCCGGCCTACCTTCGGGCGAAGCGCCGCGCCAGTTCATCGGCGCTGAGGTGCAGCATCGTCGGCCGGCCGTGGGGGCAGGTCTGGGGCGTCTCGCAGTCTTCGAGCTGGCGCAGCAGGTCCCGCATCTCTTCGACGGAGAGGCTATGTCCGGCGCGCACGGCGGCGTGGCATGCGAGGGACGCTGCCAGGCGGTCCAGAGGGTCCGCGGGCGCGTCCTCGCGAGTGAGCAGGTCAAGGACCTCCGTGAAGGCGCGCCCCGGGTCGTCCGCCTTCATCAAAGGCGGCACGGCGCGGAGGATGTAGCCCCCGGGGCCGCGGTGCCGCCGCCCGGGGGCAAAGGCCTCGACTTCGAAGCCGACGCTGCGCAGCGCCTCGCGATGCCCGTCGAGCAGCGCCTCTTGCTGGGGCGTTAACTCCAGCGTCGCGGGCGCAAGGAGGCCCTGGAAGGCGGGCGGCCCGCCTTGCCTGCCGGCGCGGATGCGCTCGAATAACACCCGCTCGTGGGCCGCGTGCTGGTCGATCAGGTAGAGGCCGGCCGGCCCTTCGGCGATGACGTAGGTGGTGCCTGCCTGGCCAAGTGGGCGCAGGACGGGGATGCGTGTGGGGAGGGGCTGCTGCCTGGCCTCGACCTCAGGCTGCGGCGGCCCGCCGTGCGGCACCCCGGCGGGCTCGTCCGGCGCCCAGGACGAAGCGAGGGGCTGGGCGCGCGGCCAGGCGGGAGCGGCGCCGTAGGAGGGCGCGGCCATGCCGGCGAGCGCGGCCCGGATCGGGCGCTGGACGAGGCCGAACACGCGGCGCTCGTCGCGCAGGCGCACCTCGGCCTTTGCCGGATGCACGTTGACGTCCACCTCCGAGGGCGGGAGGTGGAGGTCTACGATGGCAATCGGGTAGCGCCCCGCCGGCAGGAGGCCGCGGTAGGCCTCTTCGACGGCGAATGCCAGCGTCCGCGACCGCACCCAACGCCGGTTGATGAAGATGGTTATGTAAGAACGGCTGGCGCGGGAGAGCCCCGGCGCGCCAATCAGGGCTTCCAGGCTGTGGTCCTCCGACGACTCCGAGACCTCGATCATCGCGGCGGCCGTGCCGGAGCCGTAGACGCCGGACACGGCCTCGCGCCTCGAGCCGCTACCCGATGTCGCGAACGTCTCGCGGCCATCTACGACGAGGGAGAAGGCGACCTCCGGGTAAGCGAGGGCATAGTGGCTGACGACGGTCGCGATCTGGCCCGCCTCGGCGGAGGCGGAGCGGAGGAATTTCAAGCGCGCCGGCTGGCGGCGGAACAGGTTGCGCACGGCGATCGAGGTGCCGGCCGGGCCGGCCGCGGCCCGCGACTCGACGACCTCGCCGGCCTCGAGCCTCACGAGGGTGGCCGAGGGCGCGCCGGCGGTGCGCGAGACCGCCTCGACATCGGACACCGCGGCGATTGACGGGAGGGCTTCGCCGCGGAAGCCGAGGGTCGCGATCGCGCCGAGGTCTTCGGCCTCAAGCTTGCTCGTCGCGTGGCGCCGGAAGGCAAGCTCGAGCTCGCCGGATTCGATACCGCAGCCATTGTCGGTCACGCGGATCAGCCGGGTCCCGCCCTCCGCGATCTCGACGCTGACGCGGGTGGCGCCGGCGTCAAGGGAGTTCTCTAACAGCTCCTTCACGACGGACGCCGGCCGCTCGACGACCTCCCCGGCGGCGATACGGCGGGCGACTTCCGGCGGAAGGATTCGGATCGGCACTGTGAGATTTTAGCGGCCGGATTAACCCGCGACTGTCGTGCTGCGTTCTGTCTCGTAGACAATAAGACGGTATTCGTTCCAGCCTGTCACTCGATAGCGAGGAGTCATGCTGCGCGTCCTGCCGATCTCGTCGCTCGCCCTCGTGGCCGCGCTGCTCCTCCTCCGGCCGGCGGCGCAGCCGGCGCCGCGCCCTGCTCCGGACCTGGACGCGCCGGCGGCGGCGGGCGAAGTGCTCGTCCACCTCACGCCTCACGCCGCCGCGCTGACGGACGAGATGCTCGAGTCGCGCCTCGGGCTGAAGGTCCGGGAGCGCATCGCCGACCTCGGCGTCCTGCGGGCGGAGTTGACGCGCGGTGAAGGGATGGCGGAGGCGATCGCGCGAGTGAGCGCGCTGCCGTGGGTCAGCTTCGCGGAGCCGAACCACCTGGTCCGCGCCACCTACGTCCCCAACGATATCCTCTTCAGCGGCCAGACCGGCTACCTGGACCGCATCGAGGCCTCGAGCGCCTGGGACATCGAGCGTGGGCACGACGCCGTGGTGGTGGCCGTGCTCGATTCCGGGATCGACTTCGAGCACGAGGACTTGCGGGAAGGCCTCTGGCAAAACCTGTTCGAGGTGCCCGCGAACGGCGTGGACGACGACCGCAACGGCTGCGTTGACGACGTGAACGGCTGCAGTTTCGTCACGCCGGACGAGGCAGGCCCCGGGTGCAACATGCAGGCCAACGCCGGGATCCGCGACGACAACGGCCACGGGACCTTCGTTGCCGGCATCATCGGCGCGAGGGCGGACAACGTCACCGGGATCAGCGGCGTCGCGCCGGGAGTCAGCCTGATGGCGGTCAAGATCCTCGACTGCCTGGGCGGGGGCACGGCGGCGGACGCGGCGCAGGGACTGCTCTACGCAGCGCGCATGGGGGCGCGGGTCTCCAACCTCTCGTTCGGGGCGGACGGGGAGTCGGTCACGCTGGGAAACGCGATCCGCGAGGCGACCAATCGCTACGGCATGGTGATCGTGACGGCGACTGGCAACGAAGGACACGCGCGGGTGTCTTTCCCGGCGCGCCTGCCGGAGACCATAGCCGTCGCCTCGTCCGGCGCGCCAGGGGACCCGAATGCGCGCTCGCCCTTCAGCGACTGGGGCCCGGAGGTCACGGTGGCGGCTCCTGGCCTCAACATCATTAGCACCGTGCCGCCGAACTTCTGCAACGTCACCTGGCTCTGCGTGCAGGACGGCCCTTACGCGCTCGCCAGCGGCACGTCCTTCGCGGCGCCCCTCGTCTCCGGCCTGGCCGCCCTGTTGATATCGCACACGGCGAACCTCAGCCCGTCGGCCGTGAAGGCACTGATCGCCTCCACGGCGGAGCCGCTGCCGGACGCAGGCACGCCGAACTGGGATGGCGCCGGCAGGATCAGGATGCGGCGCGCGCTGAGTGTGCCGCGCTTTTACCTGGGCGCGCCGGGCATCGCGAAGCAGTGACGCCCCGGGCCTGGGGCGCGCTCCTCGGAGTTGGGCTCATCTGGGGGGCGTCCTTCCTCTTCATCCGTGTCTCCCTGGACGAAGTCTCGACGCTGCAGGCGGTCGCTTTCCGGGCGGCGGGCGGCGCCTTCGTCCTCGGCGCCGTGGTGGCGCTGCGGCCGCGGAAGCCGCGGCTGACAGGCGCGATCGCCGCGCGGCTCGTGGGGCTGTCGCTGGTCGCCACCGTGGCGCCCTTTCTTCTCATCACCTGGTCAGAGACGCGGATCGAGAGCGGCACAGCGGCGATCTTGAATGCCCTCATGCCGATATTCACGTTACTGCTGGCGGCTGGCCTCTTCGACGACGAGCGCCTGACGACGCGCGCCCTTGGCGGGGCGTTCCTGGGCTTCGCCGGCGTGGCGCTGCTCTCCGGGGGCCGGGCCGGCGGGCTGGACGGCCGCGCCCTGGTGGGCGAAGGCGCCGTGGTGCTGGCGACGCTCTGCTATGCCGGCGGCAATATCATGGTCCGTTCTCTGGTGCGCAGCGTCGAAGGCATCGTGATCAGCGCCGGGCAGATCACGATCTCGGCTGCCGTCACGGTAGTGGCGCTGCTCCTCCTGGAGACGCCCAGGTTCCACCTCTCCTGGGACGTCTGGGGCTCGCTGGCGGCGATGGCCTTCCTCGGCACGGGCCTCGCCTACATCCTGTACTACTGGCTCATAGAGCACGCCGGCAGCTTTCGCTCCTCGCTCGTCACGTACGTAATCCCCGTGGTCGGCGTGGCGCTCGGGGCCGTGGTGCTGGACGAGCCGGTGACGGCGGCGACGCTCGCCGGCGGCGTGCTCATCGCCCTCGGGGTCGCGCTTGCGACGGGGGCCTTGGAGGCGGTGGTGCGGGGGCTGGTCGAGTCGCGCAAGAGGGGCGATCCGGCCGTAGACCCCTCAAGGGATGCTGGCTAGCATGGGAGTATGACGACCCCGACCGCTGAACGACCACCACCTAACCCGGAACTTGTACTGGCGAACTGGCGCAACGAGCTCGACGCCGCGGAGCTATACACCTTCCTGGCGGAGCGGGAGACGGACCCGGAGCGCCGCCGCGTGCTGCAGGAGATGGCACACACGGAGCTCCGGCATGCCGAGGTCATGGAGCGCGGCCTGCGCGACCTGGGCATCCCCTTGCCGCGCCACAGGCTAAGCGCGCAGACGCGGGCCATGAAGCTCCTCGCCCGGTTATTCGGCAACGGCATCGTTTATCCGTTGCTGCACGGCATGGAAATCGCAGGCACCGCCGAGTACGCGGGCCAGGACCAGGCGACCGCAGAGCTGGCGCCGGACGAACGCTCGCACGCGCGGGTGCTGGGGGCGCTTGCGGCGGTCCAGGGCCCCGGCGAGCGCTGGCACCGCACCGGCGGCGGCGGCACCTTGCGGGCGGCCGTCTTCGGCGTCAATGACGGGCTGGTCTCGAACATGAGCCTGATCATGGGATTCGCCGGCGCCTCCGCGGACGCTGACGTGATCCTTCTGGCCGGCCTCGCCGGCTTGCTCGCGGGCGCTTCCTCGATGGCCGCGGGTGAGTACGTCTCGATGCGGGCGCAGCGCGAGTTGTTCGAGCGCCAGATCGAGTTGGAGTCGGCCGAGCTGGCCGTGACGCCGGACCAGGAGCTAGAGGAGTTGGCCCTGATCTACAGGGCCAAGGGCGTGCCGCGACAGGAGGCTGTCAGCCTGGCGCGCCGCCTCCTGGAGGACAAGGGCGTGGCGCTGGACACCCTGGTGCGGGAGGAGTTGGGCCTCGACCCACGTGAGCTGGGCTCGCCCTGGGGCGCCGCGATCGGCTCCTTCCTGGCCTTCGCGATTGGCGCTTTTCTGCCGGTAATCCCGTTCTTCTTCGGGGCAAGCACGCCGCTGGTCCTCGTCAGTATCGGCATCGCGGGCCTGGCGCTCTTCGGCGTCGGCGCCTCGCTGTCGATCTTCACGGGCCGCAGCGCCCTCCTCAGCGGCCTCCGTCAACTCCTCATCGGAGGCGTGGCGGCGGCGTTGACCTTCGCACTGGGCAAAGTGATCGGCGTGTCGACAGCCGTGTAGGCCAGTCGCCTGCGGGAGCGCGGCAGGCGCGCCTCGCGAGCGCGCGCGGAGTGGCGATGCGCCCGCAGCCTCTGGCCCATCAGCCCTCGACGCTGCCGGCTGCCGGATGCTCAGCCTTCGACGGGTCTCCGGAGATCCGGGCCTTCAGCTCATAGAGCTTGTTGAGGGCCTGAATGGGAGTGAGCGCGTCGAGGTCGAGGGCGGCCAGTTCCTGCTCGACTGCGGAGGGCGGGGCAAGGAGGGGCAGGGCCGCCTGGGGTGGGGGCGCTAGGCGGCGGGCGCCGCCGCGCGCGGCCGCGGCTTCGAGGGAGACGAGGACCTCGCGGGCGCGCTGCAGGACCGGGGCTGGCATGCCGGCGAGCTCGGCGACGTGGATGCCGTAGCTGCGGTCCGCGCCGCCGGGCACGATGCGGTGCAGGAACACGACCTTCCCGTCCTGCTCGACGACGGCGACGCTGTAGTTGCGCACGCGCGGGAGGGTTGCCGCCAGCGCCGTCATCTCGTGATAGTGGGTCGCGAACAGTGTCTTCGCGGCCTGCCCCGGACGGCTGTGCAGGTATTCAACGACGGAGCGGGCGATGGCCAGCCCGTCGTAGGTGCTGGTGCCGCGGCCCACTTCGTCGAAGAGGATGAGGGAGCGGCGCGTGGCGTTTCGCAGTATGGCGGCGGTCTCGAGCATCTCGACCATGAAGGTCGATTCGCCGCGGCTGAGGTCGTCCTGGGCGCCGATGCGGGTGAAGATGCGGTCGACGACGCCAATGCGGGCCGACGCTGCGGGCACGAAACTGCCGGCCTGCGCCAGGAGCACGATCAGCGCCACCTGGCGCAGGTAAGTGGACTTTCCGGCCATGTTCGGCCCCGTGAGGACCACGATCTGCGTTTCCTCGGTGTCGAGTTCGCAGTCATTGGGCACGAAGCGGCCTTCCCCAAGGGCCCGCTCGACCACGGGATGGCGGCCATCGCGGACCTCGATGCGGCTGCTCTCGTCGACCTCGGGCCGGGTGTAGCCGTAGCGCGCAGCGGTCTCGGCCAGGGCGCTGACGGCGTCGATTTCGGCGACGGTCGCGGCGGCGGCCCGCAGGCCGGCGGACATGGCGGCGAGCTGGGCGCAGACTCGCTGGAAGAGGGATGCCTCGAGGTCGCCGATGGCCTCCCGGGCCTGGAGGATGCGCTCTTCGAGGTCTTTGAGCTCGGGCGTGACGTAGCGCTCGGCGCCGGCCAGCGTCTGCTTGCGCTGGTAGTGCGCCGGCACCATGCCCAGGTTCGCCTTGCTGACCTCGATGTAGTAGCCGAAGACGCGGTTGTATGCGACGCGAAGGGAGCGGATACCGGTGCGTTCCCGCTCCGTCGTCTCCATGACCGCCAGCGCCTTGCGGGCGTCTCGGGTGAGGGCGCGCGCTTCGTCGAGGTCGGGAGAGAAGCCGGGGCGGATGACGCCGCCCTCGCCCACGGTGGGCGCGGGTTCGTCCTCAAGCGCCGCGGCCAGGAGGGCGGCGGCCTCGGAAGCGGCGGCGAGCGCTGCCCTGAGCGGGCCGGACTCGTCGCAGGGCTCCGCGGCGGCGGCGACGAGCGCCGGGAAGGCGTCGAGGCCGCGGCGCAGGCCGGCCAGGTCGCGCGGCGACGCCGCCCCCGCGACTACGCGACCGAGGATGCGCTCGAGGTCCGGTATGGCGGCGAGGCACTCGCGCACCCGGGCGCGGCGCAGGCCGTCGGCGTGAAAGCGCTGGACGCGGTCGAGGCGGGCATTGATGAGGGCCGGGTCGAGCAGCGGGCGGCCCAGCCAGGACTGCAGCATGCGCGAGCCCATAGGCGTGCGGGTGGCGTCGATGACATCGAGGAGGGAGCCCTTACGGGAACCATCGCGTGAGGTCTGAAACAGCTCGAGGTGGCGGCGGGCAGAGGCGTCGAGCACCATGAAGGCGCCGGGGTTGTAAACGCGGAGGTCGCGCACGTTGCCCGCCGCGGCCTTCTGGTTGTCCAGCAGGTAGGCGATGACGGCGCCGGCGGCGCAGACGGCCTGCGTCTGGCCGCGCAGGCCGAAGCCGTCCAGGGATGCGACACCGAAGTGCTGCTGCAGGACGCGCGTGGCATCGTCCAGATGGAAGTAGCGGCGGTCGAGGGGAGTGAGTGGGCAGTCGACGGCGAAGGGCAGGTCGACGCCCGCGGGCACGATGACCTCCGCGGCGTTGAGGCGGGCGAGCTCGGCGGGGACATCGGCTTCGGCGAGGGTGGTGGCGGCGAATTCGCCGGTGGTGACATCGACGTAAGCAAGGCCCGCGGCCCGGCCCTCGAGAGTGAGCGAACCAGCGGCGCGGCCAGGCGGCCCGGGGAGGGTTGGCTCCGGGACCAGGGCCACGAGGTAGTTGCTCGAGGCCGAGGGCAGGAGGCTCTCCTCGACGACCGTGCCGGGGGTGACCACGCGCACGACGTCGCGCTGGACGAGGCCCTTGGCCTTACGCGGGTCCTCCATCTGCTCGCAGATGGCGACCTTGTGGCCGCGGGAGACGAGCTTCTTGAGGTGTGCCTCCAAGGAGTGCTGGGGTACGCCGGCCAGGGGGACGCGCAAGTCCTTGCCCATGGGCTTGGAGGTAAGCGTGATCTCGAGCTCCTGGGCCACCAGCCTGGCGTCGTCGTCAAAGGTCTCGTAGAAGTCGCCCAGGCGGAAGAAGACGATTGCCTGGGGGAAGCGGCGCTTGACCTCGAGGTACTGGCGGCGGATGGGTGTCGTCACATCAGTCGGGCCCGCATGTCTCTCAGTCAGTCCGGCAGCGATTTCGTCGTCCGAAAACGCCTTGTTGCCGCCGCCCCGATGGCCTCGGGCGGGGCGAACATTTGGCCTAGTTTATGGCAACAGCCGCTGAAGGGGAATGAGTGCGCGCCAGTCCGGCGCGGCATGGACCTCGAGGGCTGCACGGGGCCTGCGGAGCCGGGTCGCGGCCACTGTGCGAAGAGCATCGCAGGGGTGGACCTGGCGCAAGAAGGCGTGCCGTCGAACCGGAATGGTGCGCCCGGCCCTCTGGTCTCGCGGCGCCCGCGCCCGTATCGTGAGTCATCGGAGGCATAAGTGACCGCCCGGCGCGACCTGAGCGACTTCGAGTTCCGCCTTCTGCCGACCGCCGACATCACGGCAGGCGACTATGCCGTCGTGTGCGAGCTTTTCCGCGCGTCCTATCGCCAGGCGGACCTGGCCTACATCGAGAAGTCGCTGAGCCGCCTGGGCTACCTGGCGATCGCCTACCATGACGGGCGTCCCGCCGGCTTCGCCCTCGGCGAGACGCGGGTGATGGACCTGCCGCGACTGCCCCGGCAGGTCGTAAGCCTGGCCGGCATCTGTTGCGTTGGCCTGGAATTTCGCCGACGCGGCCTGTTCGGCGCGCTGGAAGGCAGGGTGCTCAGCGCCGCGCCCGTGCCGCGCGCCGAGCGGCAACTGAGCTGTGGCCGGATGGCGCACCCTGCCAGCTTCAAGGTCATGGGCCGCAGCCCTTCCGTCGTCCCGAGGTGGGGCATGAGGCCGACGAGGTGGCAGAAGGAGGTCGGGACCGCTATCGCCGAGGCATACGGCGTACACGGCTTTGACCCGGAGACGTTCGTCTGCATCGGAAGCGGCACTCCGATCGGCTACCCGATAATCGACATCGAAGCCGAGGCCTGGGAGTGGGAGCTGTTCAAGCCGGTGAACCGCGACCGGGGCGACTCGCTCCTGAGCATATCCTGGGGCGCGAACCCGCCGCCCGGCTGGGATGCAGTTGACTAGCGAGAGACTTGGACCTAGATCGAGGTGGAGATGAGCCGCCGACCCGATGACTTCATTCGCTTCCTGAAGGGCCTACGGGCGATACGCGAATACACGCCCGACCCCG from Dehalococcoidia bacterium includes these protein-coding regions:
- a CDS encoding VIT1/CCC1 family protein, with the protein product MTTPTAERPPPNPELVLANWRNELDAAELYTFLAERETDPERRRVLQEMAHTELRHAEVMERGLRDLGIPLPRHRLSAQTRAMKLLARLFGNGIVYPLLHGMEIAGTAEYAGQDQATAELAPDERSHARVLGALAAVQGPGERWHRTGGGGTLRAAVFGVNDGLVSNMSLIMGFAGASADADVILLAGLAGLLAGASSMAAGEYVSMRAQRELFERQIELESAELAVTPDQELEELALIYRAKGVPRQEAVSLARRLLEDKGVALDTLVREELGLDPRELGSPWGAAIGSFLAFAIGAFLPVIPFFFGASTPLVLVSIGIAGLALFGVGASLSIFTGRSALLSGLRQLLIGGVAAALTFALGKVIGVSTAV
- a CDS encoding MIP family channel protein, coding for MSLQAPELRLGTGELSSREAIKASIAEFIATAFFVFVGVGSIVAFLATEGGGGIPLIALAHGLAIALLVAAIGPISGGHINPAVTFAAVITNRITVTRGLMYWVAQLLGALLGAALLQVFIVDDVLNGVPGIGGHGVNDEVVSSNLAALGIEALLTGLLVFTVFGAAVYPKGNTVIAPLAIGFAILVIHLVAIPMTGSGVNPARSFGPMVVFNRWDDFWIYFVGPLLGGGAAGLLYYFLYMMEDERAAAGAGP
- a CDS encoding DUF190 domain-containing protein, with product MKIAGPGKQLRIFIGESDRWHHRSLSDAILEMLRAEGLAGATVTRGIAGFGANSRIHTAHILRLSEDLPIVIEVIDRPDRIEKVLPKLDEMVSEGLVVISDVEVLLYRHSGGADADSDGD
- the mutL gene encoding DNA mismatch repair endonuclease MutL — protein: MPIRILPPEVARRIAAGEVVERPASVVKELLENSLDAGATRVSVEIAEGGTRLIRVTDNGCGIESGELELAFRRHATSKLEAEDLGAIATLGFRGEALPSIAAVSDVEAVSRTAGAPSATLVRLEAGEVVESRAAAGPAGTSIAVRNLFRRQPARLKFLRSASAEAGQIATVVSHYALAYPEVAFSLVVDGRETFATSGSGSRREAVSGVYGSGTAAAMIEVSESSEDHSLEALIGAPGLSRASRSYITIFINRRWVRSRTLAFAVEEAYRGLLPAGRYPIAIVDLHLPPSEVDVNVHPAKAEVRLRDERRVFGLVQRPIRAALAGMAAPSYGAAPAWPRAQPLASSWAPDEPAGVPHGGPPQPEVEARQQPLPTRIPVLRPLGQAGTTYVIAEGPAGLYLIDQHAAHERVLFERIRAGRQGGPPAFQGLLAPATLELTPQQEALLDGHREALRSVGFEVEAFAPGRRHRGPGGYILRAVPPLMKADDPGRAFTEVLDLLTREDAPADPLDRLAASLACHAAVRAGHSLSVEEMRDLLRQLEDCETPQTCPHGRPTMLHLSADELARRFARR
- the mutS gene encoding DNA mismatch repair protein MutS: MTTPIRRQYLEVKRRFPQAIVFFRLGDFYETFDDDARLVAQELEITLTSKPMGKDLRVPLAGVPQHSLEAHLKKLVSRGHKVAICEQMEDPRKAKGLVQRDVVRVVTPGTVVEESLLPSASSNYLVALVPEPTLPGPPGRAAGSLTLEGRAAGLAYVDVTTGEFAATTLAEADVPAELARLNAAEVIVPAGVDLPFAVDCPLTPLDRRYFHLDDATRVLQQHFGVASLDGFGLRGQTQAVCAAGAVIAYLLDNQKAAAGNVRDLRVYNPGAFMVLDASARRHLELFQTSRDGSRKGSLLDVIDATRTPMGSRMLQSWLGRPLLDPALINARLDRVQRFHADGLRRARVRECLAAIPDLERILGRVVAGAASPRDLAGLRRGLDAFPALVAAAAEPCDESGPLRAALAAASEAAALLAAALEDEPAPTVGEGGVIRPGFSPDLDEARALTRDARKALAVMETTERERTGIRSLRVAYNRVFGYYIEVSKANLGMVPAHYQRKQTLAGAERYVTPELKDLEERILQAREAIGDLEASLFQRVCAQLAAMSAGLRAAAATVAEIDAVSALAETAARYGYTRPEVDESSRIEVRDGRHPVVERALGEGRFVPNDCELDTEETQIVVLTGPNMAGKSTYLRQVALIVLLAQAGSFVPAASARIGVVDRIFTRIGAQDDLSRGESTFMVEMLETAAILRNATRRSLILFDEVGRGTSTYDGLAIARSVVEYLHSRPGQAAKTLFATHYHEMTALAATLPRVRNYSVAVVEQDGKVVFLHRIVPGGADRSYGIHVAELAGMPAPVLQRAREVLVSLEAAAARGGARRLAPPPQAALPLLAPPSAVEQELAALDLDALTPIQALNKLYELKARISGDPSKAEHPAAGSVEG
- a CDS encoding DMT family transporter gives rise to the protein MTPRAWGALLGVGLIWGASFLFIRVSLDEVSTLQAVAFRAAGGAFVLGAVVALRPRKPRLTGAIAARLVGLSLVATVAPFLLITWSETRIESGTAAILNALMPIFTLLLAAGLFDDERLTTRALGGAFLGFAGVALLSGGRAGGLDGRALVGEGAVVLATLCYAGGNIMVRSLVRSVEGIVISAGQITISAAVTVVALLLLETPRFHLSWDVWGSLAAMAFLGTGLAYILYYWLIEHAGSFRSSLVTYVIPVVGVALGAVVLDEPVTAATLAGGVLIALGVALATGALEAVVRGLVESRKRGDPAVDPSRDAG
- a CDS encoding CrcB family protein, which produces MLERLAFIALAGALGAVSRYKMQGWVNDFIGHPTLWGTFAVNVVGAFALGVVIAISEGRWNVSALTRTTLAIGFLGSFTTFSTLMYESFDRLETGDYLAAAANIGGSIVIGLIATYAGLSLGRAV
- a CDS encoding S8 family serine peptidase — protein: MLRVLPISSLALVAALLLLRPAAQPAPRPAPDLDAPAAAGEVLVHLTPHAAALTDEMLESRLGLKVRERIADLGVLRAELTRGEGMAEAIARVSALPWVSFAEPNHLVRATYVPNDILFSGQTGYLDRIEASSAWDIERGHDAVVVAVLDSGIDFEHEDLREGLWQNLFEVPANGVDDDRNGCVDDVNGCSFVTPDEAGPGCNMQANAGIRDDNGHGTFVAGIIGARADNVTGISGVAPGVSLMAVKILDCLGGGTAADAAQGLLYAARMGARVSNLSFGADGESVTLGNAIREATNRYGMVIVTATGNEGHARVSFPARLPETIAVASSGAPGDPNARSPFSDWGPEVTVAAPGLNIISTVPPNFCNVTWLCVQDGPYALASGTSFAAPLVSGLAALLISHTANLSPSAVKALIASTAEPLPDAGTPNWDGAGRIRMRRALSVPRFYLGAPGIAKQ